The following is a genomic window from Butyricimonas faecihominis.
GTCATTGTCGCTTTTACATTTACCATATCCTTGTGGTATTATTACCACAAAGTTACCTCGTCAAACCGTTTGCGACCATTCCGAAGAATCTGCCCCAACCATGCTGGCACTAGTTAACTGGGGGGTACATTTGATTCCGCTACAGGCGGTACATTTAAAGTGCTGCAACCAATTCTTGAATAATTCGTTGAGTTTCTTTCTTATACTCCTTACTGAATATCCCGAATTAACTATTCTTCAAGTGATCCAAGAACAATTCATTTCTTTTTCTGCCAACACAAATCACCATCTTTAGTGTTTACCTCTTTCTATTTTAATAATAGATGGGAAAGTTTCGTTCTTACTCATCAAATATCCTCACTATTTAATTGCTGTTACTCTCAAATCATATCTACGGCTACCTGTGTCAAGATCAACGTCATACTCTTTTAGTCCTTTTTCAATTGCAATTAGATGTAATTCATTCTTATCCTTTTGTGTTATATCTAGACCATAATAGATTGCATTCAAACATCCAACATCAGGAATTGAGACATAATCATTCTCATCCTCTAAGTTATAATAAAGCATTCTCCATTCATGTTCGTGCTCGTATTCTTTTCTGTCCTTATAAAGATAAGCTCGATACCAATATAATTGATTAACAGATATTTTAGACGACAAAAAGTTCAACCAATTTTTATCTCCAACTTGCTTGAAATATTCGTAAGTATGAATATTTCCCTCATCTAATGTAACGTCCGGTCTTAAATCTGTATAAATCACAGGAAAGAGATTTACATTCATTCCCAATGAACTATATTTAAAAATACACTTTCTGAGATCATATTCTAGTGCAAACCCCTTATATCCATCTGCGTACCTATCCCACATATACTTAGACTGCACACTTTCTGTAAAACAGGCAATTTTTGCACTATTTCTTGGATTTCTAAAACGCGACTCTTGCTTTTTTATCGCAGACCCAATATTATTGCAAAAATCAACATATTTACCTGTCAATATTTTATCTATAATTTGTTCATCCGTATATCCACACTCTCTATAGTAACATATTTGCGTCGCTTTTTCTGTCCTTATATCAAGAGATTTCTGTGTTATATGCGCCAATGTTATACATAATGCATCTTTCAATGCCTTTTTTAGATCTTTGTGAATTTTATCTTGATCTATATATAAATATGAATCATACTTATCCGGAAACATTCCTGCATGGCATAATGAAATAGTTCCAGATTTAAATGATTCAATAGTATAGCCGTTATCGTCTATTCTACGATATCTAAAAAGTTTTTCCGGCATATTAGGAAGTATTAATTTATAAATATTACTCCATACATCAGAAGTCGCAGTTTTATCTATATTGAAAGGAATATAGGATTGCTCTATAATCTCTTGAAATTGTTTTCTAAAATCCAACATCTGCAAATCGTGAATTTGTTATTTCTTTATCTCATTAACTCAACAACATTTTCCGGCAATATGGCGTTTCCTACATCATCTTTCGGCGCATTCTTAAGAAATAGAATTGGCACAATGGTGTAGTTCTTGGCAAACGGTAACATATTAGCTTTGCGGAGTAGTTCGGCTGTTAGCTGTTTACCATTCTCTCGTGTTGTCCATTTACATTCTCCAACCAGCAAATACTTTTTATCAAGCGATTCTGCCATTACATCAAATTCGACTTGTTCAGGCTTCTTATCCTCATTGAAAACAGTCCCCCACCAGCGTTTTGCTTTGCCATAAACTACTCCATTGACAAGATTTCCCGTTACAGCATCCCGGCACAGTTTTTCCCATTTCATACTCACATATTCCGAGAAATGGGCGTTCAAAGCCTGTTCTATGGGCAAGCGACGACCAAGTTCAATGAACGAACGATTAGGAACGACAAACTGATAATAAAATGCCATAAACGGATCGGCTATCTTATAGAGACTCTTTTTCGCATTCTTTTCATCAATCCCAAACGGAACATCTTTTTCCAAAAATCCGAGATCAATAAGTTTCTTCAATGGACGTGACAGATTGGTTGCCGGCTCATTACATCGTGCAGCAATCTCGGAAAGTCGGTTTGCACCAGTACCAATATAAGACATTATCGTCGAAGTCTTGACTATATCTTTCACATCGTCCTGAAACAGTTTTATCGGTTCTTCGTAAAGAGTTCCATTCACAGAAAGGATATTACGCCATAGGGCATCATCAAGCGAACTTCTGTTTTCTCTTAGTTCCCAATAACGCGGCACACCTCCCCAAACAGCATATTCTTCAATGGCATTCATCGCATCAAGGCTCAAAGCCTCTTGAATATATGGCAAACGTATCGGTGCAAGTTTCATGATCTCATCAGCACGACCATAGAGAGGTGCAGTAGAATCAAGAAACAACCCATACATCATATTTTGCGATGAACCGCAAAGCACAAGATTATACTTCAGCTGCTTTTCATCAACCAGTTTTTGCAACACAGATGGTAGTTCAGAAGATTGCTCTACAAGATACGGAAATTCATCCAAGCACAAAGTAAAACGCTTGTCTGTGCGATAATTGACCGCACGAAACATAGACTCCCAATCTGGATATGTCAGTTTGTCGAAATCCGGGAATATTTGTGCTATCACTTTTGCAAGCAATGTCCTCTGGTGTTGGTCTTCAGAACGATCGGCAAGGAAATAAACATCATTGTCCGACAACACTCTTTTGATAAGCGTTGACTTCCCCAATCGTCTACGACCATACATAACGACTAACGAGGACTTTTCTCTCGCAAGAGCATCCTTTAGACGTGCTGCCTCATCTATTCTATCAACGAATTTCATATACTCTACCTATTATGCATTGCAAACATAATGTTTTTAAAGCATAATACAAAATTTAAAATCATATTTTTTATCCTCACAGAAGCATTTATAACTTACGTATAGGAGAACATACATCTTCTGCTCTAATTTTCGGGATAATTTAGTTCCCATTATATTCTTTGCCATATTCAATGCGTCATATAATATGCAAAGACTATACTTTTAATTTATTTAATGATGTATTACAGGTAAAAATACAGCAATACCACACAACCTGTCATGCACATACCCCATTTTCAACAAAAGTTCAAAAAGACTAAATGCTATTATATTATTCGTAACCACTACATATATCTATCAACAAACAAAATTTTATTTGTTATCATGAAAGTAAAATCTTTAGTTGTATTAGCGACAATCGTTGTGATTGCAATGATCACGTGTAGCTTCACGATGAAAAGTGATACGCAATGGATAACTGTTTCCAAATTCTAGAGGAAGTTTTAATTCTTGCGGAATTCATACACAAATATACCCCAAATCAAGTACAGATAAGTACCAAATAATACCCCTCATTCAGAGTTCATTCGAAGATCAAACGTTGCTCATCCATGCCCGTATGAATAAACTCTGAATAATCTTCGAGAGATCAACGAAAAAGAGGCAGTTTCTCAAGAGCATTTCCATAATTTCTCTTACGGTTTTATACAACTGCTCAATAAGAATGGATATGTACTTTAGATAACTCCTTCCCCAACCTATCGTAAACTTAACTTTCAGCCCACCTTTCTCTATCCTTACACTAAGACATCAAGGGAATACAGACACGGCACTAACATAGCATATACATACATCAGAGTTCATACTATGTACTTGGTATGTTCATGATCAAAAGAAAGGATAGTGTATTGTCCTGAAAAAAGTTTACAGTAAACTTAGTAAACCAATGTCAGAATTAAATTTTCCCCCTGTTCGTCGTCGTTATTACGCCGTGAAGACGAAATTATCAGCGGTACGAGATCGAATAATCAATGAAATGGGTTACGCGGAAGTTCTAGCCAAGTACGAGGTCAAACCCTCGACTTTTCACGTTTGGCTACACAAGTATAAATCTCGCGTTTTATCGGAAGAACAACACAAACGTTTATCTTCGCGTAATTACAAAATGTTATACCCGATGACCGATCAAGAACGCGCCGAGCTGGAGTCTTTACGTCAGGAAGTAGAGAAACAGAAAATACTAGTGGAAGCTTACGAGTTAATGCTAGAGTTAGCCAGGGAACGCCTGCATGTTGATGTAAAAAAAAACTACGAGGAGATGCTATTAGCGGGATTGTCGAGAGACAAAAAGAGCGGGGAGGTAAAGCCGTGACGGAACACCTTTGCAATTCCCTTGGCTACAGCAAGCAGGCTTATTACAAGAGCCTCCGTGCCGATCGTGGAGGCGAGGAACGCGAGCGTTACGTTCTTTCCATCGTCCAGGATATTCGCCGTGACATGCCTAACCTCGGGGTTAATAAATTGTGGAACATGCTGGGGTCTAACGGGCTTCCCGTCGGTCGGGATTGGCTTTATCGTTTACTTCACCTTCACGATTTAATGATAAAACAGAAGAAGTACCGGGTCATCACGACGGATTCCCGGGCGTGGCATCGCCAGTACCCGAACCTGGTGAAAGGGCTTCGAGTTACCCGCCCCAACCAGGTATGGGTCAGTGATATCACGTACCTGTCAACGAGTGCCGGTTTCGTGTATCTCTCGCTGGTAACCGACGCTTATTCCCGGCGGATCACGGGGTGGGAAGTTCACCCCACCCTGGACTCGTCCGGTCCCGTGAAGGCGTTGTGCCGGGCGTTGGCAACGCTACCTCCCAACTTTAGCGATAAGCTTGTTCATCACTCGGATCGGGGTGGGCAATACTGCTCCTCGCTGTACACCGGGATATTGAAAGAACACGGTATTCAAGTCAGCGTGACACAAGATGGCTCCCCTTACGATAACGGTATCGCCGAGAGAGTGAACGGGATTTTGAAACGGGAATGGTTAAACGATATGGTCTTGAGAGATATTGACCAGGCGAGAATGCAAGTGGAGAGAATCATCGGGATATACAACACCAGAAGACCACACATGGCTATCGGGTTGAAAGTTCCGGACCAGGCACACCGCGATAAAAAAGAGTTATTCGCCAGGGTCATGTATTGACGCCAAGTGTTATTGGCATCCCGGGAATTCCCGGGATGCCAATAAAAAAGTAAAACTATTACAGGAATTACAGTTTTTTGAAGTAAACTTGTAACAGAAAATAGAATTGAAAATGCTTTGTACAATTTATTGAATGTCAAATCTAGTAAACCAATTTTAGGAAACTACATAGCAACTTTAGCGAAAGTATTGACCATCTCTGAACCCAAAGTTACAAGCCGATCAACACCATCATAGCTATAAAATGGCAGAATATTTGATTTTTGTAAAAATATATTATATATTTGCAGAAGTTGAGAAATCAAGTGCGGAAGAGTCCGCATAATATATTTGAAGTTATTGTATCGACCTAGTAAGTAAAATCGGCAAAATAATACTTTTCAGCGGGTTGTAACAGTAGTTTCATACTTTGGTATGAACTGTTGTATTCAAACTGCTGGAAAGGGTCTGCCGATACCTACTTACAGAATGGTATAACAGTTCTTTTTTTATTGATAAATTATAATGGGTCTTGTGGCAGAAAATCTTTAGGAGAACATTTAAGAACTTTAGCAATCTTATTTAGTTGATTGATATTATATTTTTTAGGACCATTTTCGAAATTACTAATAAATGTTCGAGTATATCCTAAAGTATAAGAAAGAGATTCTTGGGTATGCTTAGCCATCAATCTATATTCACGTACCTTAGCAATTACATATAAATCTATCTCTGTTTTCATATTTTGAAATTAACGTACGAATAAAGGGATATTTTAGACTCCATCCACCCAGCTATTAGGGAGTATTGTCAATTTAATTAAGAAGCAACAAGATATTATATAGAAGTTTTAACTTAATATGAATTAATTATTTACTCAAATATTACATAAAATGCAGCATCAACACAAATTATCAAACTCTTTAAAAATACGCCCACCACCAAGCGAGGGGTAAGATCTCACTCTGAATTAAAAAAGAGGGTGCTCAAACACCCTCTTACAAAAACGAGACAAGCGTATTCGCCTGTCACTTAACTTAAATACAAAAGTATGAAAAAAATGGATTGTCGGCGCAAATCTATCCTGAATTTGCGTGTAGCCAGTATTATGTTTTTTGCGTTCTTCGCTTACGTCCCTTTGATGGTAAAAAGCGAGCCTTTGCAAGCGAATCCGATCCAACAGGATTCTATTGTCAAACATCTTATAAAGGGGAAAATCCTAAACAAGAAAAAAGGACCGTTGCCCGGTGTCACCGTGCGACTGGATAGCACTCTGATAGGAACCTCCTCGGATAATAACGGGAATTACCGGATATTCCTCCCGCTCAACAAGGGACGTCTTGTTTTTTCTTTTATCGGGTATAAAACAAAAACGCTTCCTTTCAGTAAGGCAGACACGTTACTGAATGTCATTCTAGAAGAGGACGTGTCCGAGCTTGATGAAGTACAAGTCATCGCCTACGGGGAACAATCACGCCGTAATCGTGTCGGTTCCATGTCTGTCGTGAAGGCTGACGAGATCAAGGATCTCCCCTCCCCTTCTATCAATAACCTTTTACAAGGCCGGGCGGCCGGGGTGGATGTCACGAACATTACAGGAGCCCCCGGTGGTGGCGGTTCCCCCATCGTTATCCGGGGATATAACTCGTTGGCTGTAGAGAAAGAACGTATCACCTCAGACCCGTTATGGATTATTGACGGGGTTCCCATGTTCAGCTACACCTCCGAGCTTACCGGGCTAAACACGATTGCCGAGATCGACACCAAGGACATCGAGTCCATCCAAATATTAAAAGATGCTGCCTCCGCGGCAATTTACGGTTCTCGTGCGGCAAACGGGGTAATTATCGTGACCACCAAAAAAGGACACCGGAATCAAGCTCCCACGTTCACGGTAAATATATCCCAAACATGGGTTACTCGCCCCTCGTTACCGGATATTACCACGGGAAACAGGGAACGAAGACACAGGATGCAAGCCATGGAAAATTACCGGGAGTCCGTTTATGATGAAGAAACGAACATGTACCGCCCTGTTCAATCCTACGAAGATTCTTACAAAAACAACAAGAACTACAATTTATTCTGGAACAACGGTGATGGACTGGATCTTCCCATCGTGCAAGATAGTTTGAACAAATTCTACAACAATTCCACGAACTTGTTCGATTACTATTTCAGAACCGGGAAAGTAACCGATGCCAATATCCAACTATCGGGAGGCTCCAACACGATCGCTTATCACGTCGGGCTGGGATATTACTCGGAAACTGGCGTGCTACGAAACACGGGATTTAACAGGATTAAACTCATCACCAACTTGTTTATCAAACCCTCCGAGAGCGTTGAAAGTAACATCCGTTTTTACCTGGCTCGTACCGGACGAAACAGGGCGGGCAAAGGGCATGATGCCTATAATTTCTCCAATGACAGGAGTGACTTGGAAACCATTCCGGATGAATTGCTTTCGACCTCTACCCTCATGCCCGGTCCGGGAACGAAGGCTTTTGATGAAACGGTCCGACGTTTCAACGAGATTAAGGAGAAAAACGAATCTTACAGGCTAAGATCATCGTTCGATCTGGCGTACACGATCGTGGAAGGCTTGAAACTGAAATCGTCTCTCGCTGTCGATTTCTCCATGCAAGACCAAAATATATTCATACCCTCCGACCTGAACACGGATCTCAACAGCTACTCGGCAGGCAACAACACGATCAAGATGATGTGGTTAAACGAGAATCTACTCTCCTACAACAAGATTTTCGCTGACAATCATAGTGTTGACCTCCTTCTCGGTCTCTCGTTCCAAGGAGACATCGCCAAGGACAAGAGCGGATACGGCAAAGGCGCGCCAAGTAACCTGATACAATACGTCACGTGGAGCGGTAACGTGTATGACACCGAGAAAGACCTGCAATTAAAGGATTTCAATTCCAGCCTAGAAAGAAGCACGATGGTAGGTATGTTCGGACGGGTAGCCTACAACTACAAACAGAAGTATTTCCTCTCCGTCACGCTCAGAAGGGATGCCAGCTCAAAGTTCGGGGAAAACACACGCTGGGGAACATTCCCGTCATACGCTATTGCCTACACGTTCACCGAGGAACCGTACATGGATTGGGCCCGAGATTTTCTGGATTTCGGGAAAGTCCGATTAAGTTACGGGAAGTCCGGGAAACAATTTGAATATCCTTATTTCGCTTTCGGGGTGTTAATAGTCAACAACGTTCCTTTTCACGGGAACCAAACCATAACCCCTTACTGGCCGGACGGATTAATAAATCCCAAATTAAGCTGGGAGGAAACCAAACAATTTGACGCGGGACTGGACTTGGAGTTTTTCGGTAACAGGCTGAGTTTCGAGCTTGACTATTACTATCGATACACGGACAAGCTATTGGCGCAAGTCACCCTACCGGGAGATTATAATGCCTACATATCCCAATGGCAAAATGCTTACGCGATCTCGAATCAAGGAATTGAACTACAAATCAAGGCTGACCTCGTTCGATCGGAAAAACTGCACTGGGATTTCAGTTTTAATATTGCCCGCAACTGGAACCGATTTGAAAAAAGTAACAATGGCATGGACTTCACGAATCTAGCAAGCAAACATAATCTAAACATCATCGGGAAACCGTTGAATGGAATTTACGTCTATAACGACCAAGGATACTATAATTCACAAGATGAAGTGCCACTCTACTATGTCAACGGCAGACGGAAATATCTATCGTCCTTGGGAAACCAGATTTACACTCCCGGTGACCGACGAATACAGGATGTCGACGGGAATGGACAGGTTGCAACCATGGTTCCGCTTTTGGAAGACCGGGTATACGGGGGTTCCCCTCTCCCGCTCGCATTTGGAGGGATTGCCACGACACTCAAATGGAAAGGAATTGATGTAAACCTGTTGTTCTCTTACAAGCTGGGAAGACACGTTTTGAATGCGGGAAGAGGAGCTTCAGTCGGTACGATCCTGAGAGCAAACACGGCAGAAATGATGGTCCCGATTCTAGCCGATCTTGACAAGGTTTCTTTCTGGCAGAAACCCGGTGACAATACCGATTTTCCGATCAACGAACTAGAGAACGGGAAGAATAATTTCGCCACGAATTTGAAAAGTAACGTGGAAAAAATCAATTATTTGAAACTAAAAAGTATCTCGATCGGCTACACCCTACCCGTGTTCCCGAAACAATCCAAACATTACGCCCGTGTGTTCATGTCCGTGGAGAACGTGTTTACCATCACCAATTCTTCAAGCCCCGATCCGGAATCCATAGATATCGTTACCGGCGTTGACTCGAACAACAACTACCCGCTAGCGACAAGATATACACTAGGGTTAACTTTAAATTTATAAACACATGAAAAAACGGATATATATAATTTTGCTATTGCTCCCGTTAGCGAGTTGCAATGATATGTTCAAGAATTTTTTGAACGAAGAGCCCGAGACTCTCGTCACGAACACGAATTTCTGGAAAACGGAAAAAGATGTCGAGGCCGCCGTGTATGAACTTCACGTCATGTTCAGATCTTGGGGTGGATACGTTGAAACACGACTTTACCGGGACAGGGGCCTCCCGTTTGATTATCTCGGTTTGATCTGGAGAAATATCTCGGACAACGAGTTACAGAAGGATATGGACATAACAACAGCTCCAAGCTGGCGTGGCGAGTACCAAGCAATCGGGATGTGCAATTTCATTTTAGGCAACATTCACCGGGCAAAGATACCCGAAGAACGCATCAATTACTACAAAGGACAAGCGCTGACAATACGGGCTTACTTGTATTTCTATGTTTTACGCACGTGGGGCAATGCCGTGTTAATCACGAACGAAGAAGATGTTGGTGAAAAAGCCGTAACCCCGTGGCGGGAAATCATGAAAGTCGTGATAGATGATCTCGTTGAGGCCACGAAATTATTATCCCCGGTGAACGAGATGAAGGATGCCAATAACACCCCAGTGACAAGCAAACAAATCCCCTCAAGAGGAACAGCATTCGCCATTCTCGCTCATGCTTATGCTTGGCTGGCCGGATTCGGGGAGGAACCGGAATATTACCAGAAAGGTATCGAGGCAGCAACCGAGGTCATCCAATCCGGTGACTACTCGCTAGTAAACAATCCTCATGAAATCTGCGAAATCGTGTTACCCGGCAATAGCCAAGAAGGTATTCTTGAAATCGATTTCCTAAACCCCGAAGCGGTCAATCGGTC
Proteins encoded in this region:
- a CDS encoding RagB/SusD family nutrient uptake outer membrane protein → MKKRIYIILLLLPLASCNDMFKNFLNEEPETLVTNTNFWKTEKDVEAAVYELHVMFRSWGGYVETRLYRDRGLPFDYLGLIWRNISDNELQKDMDITTAPSWRGEYQAIGMCNFILGNIHRAKIPEERINYYKGQALTIRAYLYFYVLRTWGNAVLITNEEDVGEKAVTPWREIMKVVIDDLVEATKLLSPVNEMKDANNTPVTSKQIPSRGTAFAILAHAYAWLAGFGEEPEYYQKGIEAATEVIQSGDYSLVNNPHEICEIVLPGNSQEGILEIDFLNPEAVNRSGNGLPGITQKWPADPNATPSTRRTLLRLNNESAMAMFPDRNDKRREEYFYKLDSMAGVKTSITQGAAYIYKFRRPLLHTSGSQLGKLLGYDLNEILIRLADIYLLRAEMRAKSGDIPGAIADLNVIRKRAGAKEYTPDENLEEAIALERDKELFLEGVCTRYFDIVRNRTFREKLRGKFKTLSDQDVKDGALFFPISFDAFQNNTKMTQNIYWKRNGFAI
- a CDS encoding ATP-binding protein yields the protein MKFVDRIDEAARLKDALAREKSSLVVMYGRRRLGKSTLIKRVLSDNDVYFLADRSEDQHQRTLLAKVIAQIFPDFDKLTYPDWESMFRAVNYRTDKRFTLCLDEFPYLVEQSSELPSVLQKLVDEKQLKYNLVLCGSSQNMMYGLFLDSTAPLYGRADEIMKLAPIRLPYIQEALSLDAMNAIEEYAVWGGVPRYWELRENRSSLDDALWRNILSVNGTLYEEPIKLFQDDVKDIVKTSTIMSYIGTGANRLSEIAARCNEPATNLSRPLKKLIDLGFLEKDVPFGIDEKNAKKSLYKIADPFMAFYYQFVVPNRSFIELGRRLPIEQALNAHFSEYVSMKWEKLCRDAVTGNLVNGVVYGKAKRWWGTVFNEDKKPEQVEFDVMAESLDKKYLLVGECKWTTRENGKQLTAELLRKANMLPFAKNYTIVPILFLKNAPKDDVGNAILPENVVELMR
- a CDS encoding DUF2971 domain-containing protein, whose product is MLDFRKQFQEIIEQSYIPFNIDKTATSDVWSNIYKLILPNMPEKLFRYRRIDDNGYTIESFKSGTISLCHAGMFPDKYDSYLYIDQDKIHKDLKKALKDALCITLAHITQKSLDIRTEKATQICYYRECGYTDEQIIDKILTGKYVDFCNNIGSAIKKQESRFRNPRNSAKIACFTESVQSKYMWDRYADGYKGFALEYDLRKCIFKYSSLGMNVNLFPVIYTDLRPDVTLDEGNIHTYEYFKQVGDKNWLNFLSSKISVNQLYWYRAYLYKDRKEYEHEHEWRMLYYNLEDENDYVSIPDVGCLNAIYYGLDITQKDKNELHLIAIEKGLKEYDVDLDTGSRRYDLRVTAIK
- a CDS encoding helix-turn-helix domain-containing protein; amino-acid sequence: MKTEIDLYVIAKVREYRLMAKHTQESLSYTLGYTRTFISNFENGPKKYNINQLNKIAKVLKCSPKDFLPQDPL
- a CDS encoding SusC/RagA family TonB-linked outer membrane protein — protein: MKKMDCRRKSILNLRVASIMFFAFFAYVPLMVKSEPLQANPIQQDSIVKHLIKGKILNKKKGPLPGVTVRLDSTLIGTSSDNNGNYRIFLPLNKGRLVFSFIGYKTKTLPFSKADTLLNVILEEDVSELDEVQVIAYGEQSRRNRVGSMSVVKADEIKDLPSPSINNLLQGRAAGVDVTNITGAPGGGGSPIVIRGYNSLAVEKERITSDPLWIIDGVPMFSYTSELTGLNTIAEIDTKDIESIQILKDAASAAIYGSRAANGVIIVTTKKGHRNQAPTFTVNISQTWVTRPSLPDITTGNRERRHRMQAMENYRESVYDEETNMYRPVQSYEDSYKNNKNYNLFWNNGDGLDLPIVQDSLNKFYNNSTNLFDYYFRTGKVTDANIQLSGGSNTIAYHVGLGYYSETGVLRNTGFNRIKLITNLFIKPSESVESNIRFYLARTGRNRAGKGHDAYNFSNDRSDLETIPDELLSTSTLMPGPGTKAFDETVRRFNEIKEKNESYRLRSSFDLAYTIVEGLKLKSSLAVDFSMQDQNIFIPSDLNTDLNSYSAGNNTIKMMWLNENLLSYNKIFADNHSVDLLLGLSFQGDIAKDKSGYGKGAPSNLIQYVTWSGNVYDTEKDLQLKDFNSSLERSTMVGMFGRVAYNYKQKYFLSVTLRRDASSKFGENTRWGTFPSYAIAYTFTEEPYMDWARDFLDFGKVRLSYGKSGKQFEYPYFAFGVLIVNNVPFHGNQTITPYWPDGLINPKLSWEETKQFDAGLDLEFFGNRLSFELDYYYRYTDKLLAQVTLPGDYNAYISQWQNAYAISNQGIELQIKADLVRSEKLHWDFSFNIARNWNRFEKSNNGMDFTNLASKHNLNIIGKPLNGIYVYNDQGYYNSQDEVPLYYVNGRRKYLSSLGNQIYTPGDRRIQDVDGNGQVATMVPLLEDRVYGGSPLPLAFGGIATTLKWKGIDVNLLFSYKLGRHVLNAGRGASVGTILRANTAEMMVPILADLDKVSFWQKPGDNTDFPINELENGKNNFATNLKSNVEKINYLKLKSISIGYTLPVFPKQSKHYARVFMSVENVFTITNSSSPDPESIDIVTGVDSNNNYPLATRYTLGLTLNL
- a CDS encoding IS3 family transposase; the encoded protein is MTEHLCNSLGYSKQAYYKSLRADRGGEERERYVLSIVQDIRRDMPNLGVNKLWNMLGSNGLPVGRDWLYRLLHLHDLMIKQKKYRVITTDSRAWHRQYPNLVKGLRVTRPNQVWVSDITYLSTSAGFVYLSLVTDAYSRRITGWEVHPTLDSSGPVKALCRALATLPPNFSDKLVHHSDRGGQYCSSLYTGILKEHGIQVSVTQDGSPYDNGIAERVNGILKREWLNDMVLRDIDQARMQVERIIGIYNTRRPHMAIGLKVPDQAHRDKKELFARVMY